The window ATGAGAATTTGGTGATCGACGAAATCGCCTCTTGAAACGGAAGTTTAATGGACGAAGGGTCGTTGATCTTCCACATTTTATGAACAAATCTCATCCCTACACCTCTCCAAAACAACTGCACTTCCGGTCCAGAATTGCATCAGTCATGACTTGAAATTTGTTCTCCACGTTTTATTCATTATTTACTTGAAATTTTAGGTGTTAAATGGCCATTTTGTTAAGTGACAGTCCTTTGTTCCATGTTATGCAGAAAATCCAATCTCAGATTTGGCTTGATGAAATTATGGAAATTAGGTAACCACTAACAAGATCTTATTATTGACAAGGGAAGTTTTCCAGGCACAGCATATTCCAAGTTAAGAGTCTCACATGGACATGGTACAGAGAGAGAGAGAGAGAGATTAGGTAACCACTAACAAGTTCTTGTTATTGACAAGGGAAGATTTCCAGGCACAGCATATTCCAAGTTAAGAGTCTCACATAGACATGGTACACACACACACACACACACAGAGAGAGAGAGAGAGAGAGAGAGAGAGAGAGAGAGAGAGAGAGAGAGAGAGAGAGAGAGAGAGAGAGAGAGAGAGAGAGAGAGAGAGAGAGAGTANNNNNNNNNNNNNNNNNNNNGAGAGAGAGAGAGTGGGTGCACAGACCCTAAGGAGGCTAAGATCACTATATCAGTAACATTATTCTTCCAAAGAAAGCTTTTGGCAACAGTTTTTCAGAAGTACTCCTCCTCACTGGTACTGGCTTGCTAGCTTGCCCTCCTTGACAATGTAGTTTTGTGCTGGAAATTCTTCGCCCTTGAAGTACCGGTCAAGCATATCCTTGGTACCAGCAGCATAACGTAACTGCACAGGTTTCATTTACAGTGTGAATTGTAGAAACAGATGAAATGATACCACAAGAATTTACAGGAGAAAACATTTTGTAAGGATCATTATGTACCTGTCCATCAATTGTGGTGCCAGATGTATGAGGGGTCATGGCATGGTTTGGCATGTAACGCCATGGATGGTCTTTGGGAGCTGGTTGGGGGTTCCAGACATCGCCACTGTAACCTGGAAAATTACAGAATAACATAAAACCATGAGCCTTTAGATCAAAAAAGTAGGCCTTGGTTAAAAACATTTCCCTTCCATTTAGTAAAAACAATATTATACCTATGCATTCTTTCTTATGCAACTCATCGCAAAATTTTAAAACTGAAACCATTAGCTAAAGTTACAAAAAAAAAAAAGAAAAAAAAAGAGGGATTTGACCGAGAGTTCTCTTCCCTCAAGTAACAGTAAGGATATCTAAGATATGGAACTCATGAAAGATTGGTTCTTTTCTGAATATGGTTAACTGATAAAGTGATAATGAGAACAAAGAAGAAGGAAATTCTTAAAACTTTAGACTCATTCTCCACATTAAGAGCTTACTTTCTTCCAAATCATCTTCTCAAGTTACCCTGGTTATAAAAGACAATATATCCACTAGAAAGATGCTGAGTACAATGAACTTTAAATTTTGTATCATCAGCAGGTTTCTCCATTTTTGAAATTCATTCAATTCTGTAATACCTGCTATGTGTCCACTGTTGCAAGCATCAACAACTGCTTGCGTGTCCATAATTGCCCCACGGGCATTGTTCACGATCAGGACTCCCTTCTTGAGCTTGGAAATTCTCTCTTTATCAAACATCCCCCTGAGTCAAAAATTACAGATAGTATTAATTAAGTTTGAATCGCATACATGCTGGCCAAGATTAGTCTTTTATCAGACATGCCACTGGGTCAAATCATCAATCTTTTGCAAAGTTCAAACTCATTATCTTAATGTAACCTCATCTTATCTACATAGCTCTGAGTCACAATATTAATAATTCATAAAGTTTGAACACATCTCAACAATAGAATATCAAGATAAGGTTTAACAGTAGATAACTACTTCCACACAAGAGAGAACCTACTAAAGAACTGATTAATAATGTCTAGACACTCAATTATGTTAGAAAATAATAAGATTAGGCTGGAGATTTGTACCTTGTCTTTTCTGTTAGGGGGGTGTTGACAACAACAACATCACATTTCGGAAGCATCTTATCAAGATCCTCCTCGAACTTAGCCCCGGTCTCTTTCTCAAACTCGGCATCAGCCTTAATTCTGTCATGATAGAGGATATTACAGTTGAAAGGCTTCAACCTTTGCATCAAAAGCTTCCCGATTCTTCCAGCTCCAACAGTACCAACTGTCTTCCCTTCCAAATCATAAGCCCTGTAGGAAATGGCTGCAACCTTCCAATCCCCATTAACAGCCTGCTGATACCCCGGAACAAAGTTCCTCATAAGAATGAGGATTCTCATGAGTTCATCTTCCGCAACCGACACAGTATTGCTCCCGGTGACCTCAGCAACCGTCAGTCCAGCCGCCGCGGCAGCCTTGAGGTCAATGTGGTCAGAGCCAATTCCGGCAGTCAAAAGAAGCTGCAAATTCTTGGCCTTTTTAATCCTCTCCGCCGTGACATAGGCAGGGTGGAAAGGGGTTGTGATCAGAACATGCATATCCTCAATGTGTTTCTCAAGCTCTGCATTAACAACATCACAACAAACAATTCAACCAAAAACAACCTCATCCTAAGCAATTGGCACAATTAAATTAACAAGCTTGAGGTCAATGATCAGACAAATTCATCTACATGCAATACGAAATCTGATGATTCTGATCACATTATACAAAAGTAGTACTAACCACAATTTGGTCCCTCCTTGTCATCAGTAACAATATATTTGTGTCCCTGCGATTCCAGCCAGTCCCTAATGCCCAAAGCGTTTTCCTCACAACCCAAAAAATCAGGGTTGAGTTTGGCATACTCATTCGCCTTGTAGAACACCCCAACAATCTTCTTGCTCCCCGGAGATGCCTGTAAATTTCACTTGCTCAGGACTCAGTTACAACAAAAACGATCCCATAAATCAACACCTATATATATAAGCACTAAAACTATATATATTTAGAAGCTAAATTACGTGGAGGTGCCTGGAGAGGACAGTGGAGGATGAGCGTGGTGAGGCAAGAGCCTTAGCAGCCGAGACAATCGCACCCTTCATAGCCATTTTTCGAAACAGACCAAGGACCGGAGATTGAGGAGTACAAAGTGCGAGAGTGAGATATCAGATAAGAAGTGAGAAGGTTCTGTGTTGCATATGATCAGAGTCCTCGGCTTTATTTATAGTCTACAATCTAGCTCAGTCTGCTAGTCCAAGAACACCAAACAGAAGAAGTGTTTGACGAAAAAGCCCTCGGCTTTGGTTTTTCTTCTTCCCTTCTGGTTACCTTGTTTTTTTTTTTTTTTTTTTTTGTATACCTTTTGTTTTTTTGGGTCAATTTTGGATGGGTTACTTGTCTTTTCGATTTGGGAAAACACCGTAAACTGATGGCTTTTTTTCCCAGATGCATGATACACACGTGTACAGTGTACTTGTCTGGAGAAGCTTCTTCCTCTTCTGGCAATTTTCAAGAAAAGAACCGTTATGTCGATTTTTCACAATTTGCATCTATATTTTTCACAATATGCGATATTAGTGTCTTAAAGAGTAGAGACGATGTAGGAAATTAATCACACTCTTTATCCTCAAATTAAAGAGATTAATTTGGCTCCTTTTGTTGATAAATTAGGGTTTAGGTGAGATGTGATGTGAAGTTTTAAATTAGTTCATGTGAGATGTGATGTGAAGTTTTATCTTATTGTAAGCATGGTTAAAAAGATTATCCTTTGCAAGCAGTAAAGTGTTGCTACATTGATTTTTATTTTTTAATGTGCTCTAACCTTTTACACTCCTACCAGTAGGGATTTATATATAATTGTATTTATAATAACCTCTTGTCTTAAACTCTAAAGATCTAATTAGGTACTTAAAGATTAACATAGTCTAAGGTTAGTC of the Fragaria vesca subsp. vesca linkage group LG6, FraVesHawaii_1.0, whole genome shotgun sequence genome contains:
- the LOC101292916 gene encoding formate dehydrogenase, mitochondrial-like → MAMKGAIVSAAKALASPRSSSTVLSRHLHASPGSKKIVGVFYKANEYAKLNPDFLGCEENALGIRDWLESQGHKYIVTDDKEGPNCELEKHIEDMHVLITTPFHPAYVTAERIKKAKNLQLLLTAGIGSDHIDLKAAAAAGLTVAEVTGSNTVSVAEDELMRILILMRNFVPGYQQAVNGDWKVAAISYRAYDLEGKTVGTVGAGRIGKLLMQRLKPFNCNILYHDRIKADAEFEKETGAKFEEDLDKMLPKCDVVVVNTPLTEKTRGMFDKERISKLKKGVLIVNNARGAIMDTQAVVDACNSGHIAGYSGDVWNPQPAPKDHPWRYMPNHAMTPHTSGTTIDGQLRYAAGTKDMLDRYFKGEEFPAQNYIVKEGKLASQYQ